In one Cupriavidus taiwanensis genomic region, the following are encoded:
- a CDS encoding GntR family transcriptional regulator — protein sequence MPEHIDPDMTAEAIADDIVGAIVSHRLPPGTKLREEALASVYRVSRTKVRAALLMLSKDKVIQIVPDKGAFVAKPSAEEAREVFAVRRILEAALAREFVAKATAADYKRIDRHLAAERKSLAGNDAQVRTRLLGDFHIVLAEVVGNGVLTEMMRELSARSAVITMLYQSRRDAACSSDEHREFIEAARAGDVERAVTLMVDHLGHVEGALHFEETAPVARGKDLVAALLA from the coding sequence ATGCCCGAGCATATCGATCCTGACATGACCGCCGAAGCGATCGCCGACGACATCGTCGGGGCGATCGTTTCGCACCGCCTGCCGCCCGGCACCAAGCTGCGCGAGGAGGCGCTGGCCAGCGTCTATCGCGTCAGCCGTACCAAGGTGCGCGCGGCGCTGCTGATGCTGTCCAAGGACAAGGTCATCCAGATCGTGCCGGACAAAGGGGCATTCGTGGCCAAGCCCAGCGCCGAGGAGGCGCGCGAGGTGTTCGCCGTGCGCCGCATCCTCGAAGCCGCGCTGGCGCGCGAGTTTGTCGCCAAGGCCACCGCCGCCGACTACAAGCGCATCGACCGCCACCTCGCGGCCGAGCGCAAGTCGCTGGCGGGCAACGATGCCCAGGTGCGCACCCGGCTGCTGGGCGACTTCCATATCGTGCTGGCCGAGGTGGTCGGCAACGGCGTGCTGACCGAGATGATGCGCGAGCTGTCGGCGCGCAGCGCGGTCATCACCATGCTGTACCAGTCGCGCCGCGACGCGGCCTGCTCGTCGGACGAGCACCGCGAGTTTATCGAGGCGGCCCGCGCCGGCGATGTCGAGCGCGCCGTCACGCTGATGGTGGACCACCTGGGCCACGTCGAAGGCGCGCTGCATTTCGAGGAAACCGCGCCGGTGGCGCGCGGCAAGGACCTGGTTGCCGCGTTGCTGGCCTAG
- a CDS encoding enoyl-CoA hydratase-related protein, with translation MTATVLYQASEGVATLTLNRPEVLNALNADILRELREAVDRAAADAEVRAVLLTGAGRGFCAGADLAARQGGGVSDSGTLLRERYHPIIMALREMPKPVITAVNGVAAGAGMSVALAGDVVLAARSASFLQAFSKIGLIPDAGSTYFLPRYAGEMRARALAILAEKIDAEEAHRIGLVWKIHDDAALLDEAGKLARHLATMPTMAYAMIKQALNQSLGNDLAAQLEVEATLQSRASRSEDCQEGVAAFVEKRKPQFKGR, from the coding sequence ATGACGGCAACCGTCCTCTACCAAGCCAGCGAAGGCGTGGCCACGCTGACCCTGAACCGCCCGGAGGTGCTCAATGCACTGAACGCCGACATCCTGCGCGAACTGCGCGAGGCCGTGGACCGCGCCGCGGCCGACGCCGAGGTGCGCGCCGTGCTGCTGACCGGCGCCGGCCGCGGCTTCTGTGCCGGCGCCGACCTGGCCGCGCGCCAGGGCGGCGGCGTGTCCGATTCCGGCACGCTGCTGCGCGAGCGCTACCACCCGATCATCATGGCGCTGCGCGAGATGCCCAAGCCGGTCATCACCGCGGTCAATGGCGTCGCCGCCGGTGCCGGCATGAGCGTGGCGCTGGCGGGCGACGTGGTACTGGCGGCGCGCTCGGCCAGCTTCCTGCAGGCGTTCTCCAAGATCGGCCTGATCCCGGATGCCGGCAGCACCTACTTCCTGCCGCGCTACGCCGGCGAGATGCGCGCCCGCGCGCTCGCCATCCTGGCCGAGAAGATCGACGCCGAAGAGGCCCACCGCATCGGGCTGGTGTGGAAGATCCATGACGACGCCGCGCTGCTGGACGAGGCCGGCAAGCTGGCCCGCCACCTGGCAACCATGCCGACCATGGCCTACGCCATGATCAAGCAGGCCCTCAACCAGAGCCTCGGCAACGACCTGGCCGCGCAGCTGGAAGTGGAAGCCACGCTGCAGTCGCGCGCGAGCCGCAGCGAAGACTGCCAGGAAGGCGTGGCCGCCTTCGTCGAGAAGCGCAAGCCGCAGTTCAAGGGCCGCTGA
- a CDS encoding crotonase/enoyl-CoA hydratase family protein, with amino-acid sequence MSASNERILVTVEGGVADVRLNRPDKMNALDQAMFDALIETGEQLARLPDLRAVVLSGAGRAFCAGLDMGRMAGMLSDDAGASQHDSIGAGRLGQRTHGLSNRPQYACMVWRELPVPVFAAVHGVAFGGGLQVALGADVRYVAPDARLSVMELKWGLVPDMAGMVLTRGLVRPDVLRELIYSARVLSGSEACALGLGTCLADDPRAAALAAAREVAQKNPDAIRAAKRLMAVAEYGDAAAILQAESDEQDRLVGSPNQREAVLANLEKRAPRFEPGG; translated from the coding sequence ATGAGCGCCAGCAACGAACGTATCCTGGTGACGGTCGAAGGCGGTGTCGCCGACGTCCGCCTGAACCGCCCCGACAAGATGAACGCGCTCGACCAGGCCATGTTCGATGCCCTGATCGAGACCGGCGAACAGCTCGCGCGCCTGCCGGACCTGCGCGCCGTGGTGCTGTCCGGCGCAGGCCGCGCGTTTTGCGCCGGGCTCGACATGGGCCGCATGGCGGGCATGCTGTCGGACGACGCGGGCGCGTCGCAGCACGACAGCATCGGCGCGGGCCGGCTCGGCCAGCGCACCCACGGCCTCTCCAATCGCCCGCAGTACGCCTGCATGGTGTGGCGCGAGCTGCCGGTGCCGGTCTTCGCCGCGGTGCATGGCGTGGCCTTTGGCGGCGGGCTGCAGGTGGCGCTGGGCGCCGATGTGCGCTACGTCGCGCCGGATGCCAGGCTGTCGGTGATGGAGCTGAAATGGGGGCTGGTGCCCGACATGGCCGGCATGGTGCTGACGCGCGGGCTGGTGCGCCCCGATGTGCTGCGCGAGCTGATCTACAGCGCGCGCGTGCTGAGCGGCAGCGAGGCGTGCGCGCTGGGCCTGGGCACCTGCCTGGCCGACGATCCGCGCGCCGCGGCGCTGGCCGCGGCACGCGAAGTCGCGCAGAAGAATCCGGACGCCATCCGCGCCGCCAAGCGCCTGATGGCAGTGGCGGAGTACGGCGACGCCGCCGCCATCCTGCAGGCCGAGTCGGACGAGCAGGACCGGCTGGTGGGCTCGCCCAACCAGCGCGAGGCGGTGCTGGCCAACCTGGAAAAACGCGCGCCGCGCTTCGAGCCGGGCGGCTGA
- a CDS encoding MBL fold metallo-hydrolase has translation MKALLIPVTPFQQNCSLLIDESTGAAAVCDPGGDLDRIRAAVKEHGVTLEKIFLTHGHVDHCAGAAALSRELGIPIEGPQQDERFWIEQLPEQTRRFGFGHAESFEPDRWLENGDTVQFGSETLEVYHCPGHTPGHVVFFSRSNRLAVVGDVLFAGSIGRTDFPRGNHADLIRSIRTRLWPLGEDVTFIPGHGPVSTFGEERRHNPFVADHLVDAG, from the coding sequence ATGAAAGCCCTGCTCATTCCCGTCACGCCCTTCCAGCAGAACTGTTCCTTGCTGATCGATGAAAGCACCGGCGCCGCCGCGGTCTGCGATCCCGGCGGCGACCTCGACCGCATCCGCGCGGCGGTGAAAGAGCATGGCGTCACGCTGGAAAAGATCTTCCTGACGCATGGCCATGTCGACCATTGCGCCGGCGCCGCGGCCCTGTCGCGCGAACTCGGCATCCCGATCGAGGGCCCGCAACAGGACGAGCGCTTCTGGATCGAGCAGCTGCCCGAGCAGACGCGCCGCTTTGGCTTCGGCCACGCCGAGAGCTTCGAGCCCGACCGCTGGCTCGAGAACGGCGACACCGTGCAGTTCGGCAGCGAGACCCTGGAGGTCTACCACTGCCCCGGCCATACCCCGGGCCACGTGGTGTTCTTCTCGCGTTCCAACCGGCTGGCGGTGGTCGGCGACGTGCTGTTCGCCGGCTCGATCGGCCGTACCGACTTCCCGCGCGGCAACCACGCCGACCTGATCCGCTCGATCCGCACGCGGCTGTGGCCGCTGGGCGAGGATGTGACGTTTATCCCGGGGCACGGCCCGGTCTCGACCTTCGGCGAGGAACGCCGCCACAACCCCTTCGTCGCCGATCACCTGGTCGACGCGGGCTGA
- a CDS encoding septal ring lytic transglycosylase RlpA family protein — MLRLSALTKRWQRLAKLGACTACAVVLAACATPPESDIAGTDAGDAVPTRAAKNSKSARTERADARPGARAPETGSWNLFGYDPDEGRSGNSLEGLRADIGTFEQRGVASWYGKGFHGRKTANGERFDMRAMTAAHPSLPLDSWVLVRNLRNNKVAVLRINDRGPYHGNRVLDVSYGAARHLGFVERGATNVEIRRLTRTEVAALGPQVDAGGTEAGDGSGDDDVSVPELASSLAPAKARKAAKASGKTLNRKRH; from the coding sequence ATGTTACGGCTCTCCGCTCTCACCAAGCGCTGGCAACGGCTGGCCAAGCTCGGCGCATGCACCGCATGCGCCGTGGTGCTGGCCGCTTGTGCCACGCCGCCTGAAAGCGATATCGCCGGCACCGACGCCGGCGATGCCGTGCCGACGCGCGCGGCAAAAAACAGCAAGTCCGCCAGGACCGAACGCGCCGACGCCAGGCCCGGCGCGCGCGCGCCCGAAACCGGCAGCTGGAACCTGTTCGGCTATGACCCCGACGAAGGCCGCAGCGGCAATTCGCTCGAAGGCCTGCGCGCCGACATCGGCACGTTCGAGCAGCGCGGTGTGGCTTCGTGGTACGGCAAGGGCTTCCATGGCCGCAAGACCGCGAACGGCGAGCGCTTCGACATGCGCGCCATGACCGCGGCGCATCCGTCGCTGCCGCTGGACAGCTGGGTGCTGGTGCGCAACCTGCGCAACAACAAGGTTGCGGTGCTGCGCATCAATGATCGCGGCCCATACCACGGCAACCGCGTGCTCGATGTGTCCTACGGCGCCGCGCGCCACCTGGGCTTTGTCGAGCGCGGCGCCACCAATGTCGAGATCCGCCGCCTGACCCGCACCGAAGTCGCCGCGCTGGGCCCGCAGGTGGATGCCGGCGGCACCGAGGCCGGCGACGGCAGCGGCGATGACGACGTGTCCGTGCCGGAACTGGCCAGCTCGCTGGCGCCCGCCAAGGCGCGCAAGGCAGCCAAGGCCAGCGGCAAGACCCTCAATCGCAAGCGCCACTGA
- a CDS encoding exonuclease: protein MAKRQAPDTRPEIYVSTDVEADGPIPGPHSMLSFASVAMLADKTVLGTFSANLETLPGAAGHPVQMQWWQTQPEAWSACRRHLQRPEDAMVRYVEWVEALPGKPVFVAFPAGFDFTWMFWYMMRFAGRSPFGWAALDVKTLGFALTGRPYRKTVKAAFPAGWLDPLPHTHVALDDAMEQGALFCNMLATLREREAALAALTPEEETSASVPSPPPTPA, encoded by the coding sequence ATGGCCAAGCGACAGGCGCCCGACACTCGTCCCGAGATCTACGTCAGCACCGACGTCGAGGCCGACGGCCCGATCCCGGGCCCGCACTCGATGCTGTCCTTCGCCTCGGTGGCGATGCTGGCCGACAAGACCGTGCTCGGCACCTTCTCGGCCAACCTCGAAACCCTGCCCGGCGCCGCCGGCCACCCGGTGCAGATGCAGTGGTGGCAAACCCAGCCCGAAGCCTGGAGCGCATGCCGGCGCCACCTGCAGCGCCCCGAGGACGCCATGGTGCGCTATGTCGAATGGGTCGAGGCCCTGCCCGGCAAGCCGGTCTTCGTCGCCTTTCCGGCGGGCTTCGATTTCACCTGGATGTTCTGGTACATGATGCGCTTCGCCGGGCGCTCGCCGTTCGGCTGGGCCGCCCTCGACGTCAAGACCCTGGGCTTCGCGCTGACCGGGCGGCCCTATCGCAAGACGGTCAAGGCGGCCTTTCCGGCTGGCTGGCTGGATCCGTTGCCGCACACCCATGTGGCGCTCGACGATGCGATGGAACAGGGCGCGCTGTTCTGCAACATGCTGGCGACGCTGCGCGAGCGTGAGGCGGCGCTGGCAGCGCTCACGCCTGAAGAGGAAACCAGCGCAAGCGTGCCCTCACCTCCTCCGACGCCGGCCTGA
- the arsC gene encoding arsenate reductase (glutaredoxin) (This arsenate reductase requires both glutathione and glutaredoxin to convert arsenate to arsenite, after which the efflux transporter formed by ArsA and ArsB can extrude the arsenite from the cell, providing resistance.) — translation MITIYHNPRCSKSRETLALVQAAAERLGEPVEIVEYLKDPPSLSTLRQLHTLLGVPVREMLRDNETPYAELGLADPGLTDAELLAAVADNPILLQRPVVVRNRRAAIGRPPENVAPLLA, via the coding sequence ATGATCACCATCTACCACAACCCCCGTTGCTCCAAGTCGCGCGAGACCCTCGCCCTGGTCCAGGCCGCCGCCGAGCGGCTGGGAGAGCCGGTGGAGATCGTGGAGTACCTGAAGGATCCGCCGTCGCTGTCGACGCTGCGCCAGTTGCACACCCTGCTGGGCGTGCCGGTGCGCGAGATGCTGCGCGACAACGAGACCCCCTATGCAGAACTGGGCCTGGCCGACCCTGGCCTGACCGATGCCGAACTGCTGGCGGCCGTGGCCGACAATCCGATCCTGCTGCAGCGTCCGGTGGTGGTGCGCAACCGCCGCGCCGCGATCGGCCGCCCGCCCGAGAACGTGGCGCCGCTGCTGGCCTGA
- a CDS encoding allantoate amidohydrolase — MAANPSAGTPAAAEVGTRIMAWADALAVHTEQPGMLTRTYLTEAHHGAAAQLTEWMQQAGMTVRRDAAGNVIGRYEGTTPDAPALLTGSHFDTVRDAGRYDGNLGVILPIACVAEWNRQGKRFPFALEVVGFAEEEGVRFKATLLGSRAIAGTFDTKVLDNVDDSGKTMREVMREAGFDAADLPAAKHDRSKVAAFIEVHIEQGPVLLNEGLPVGVVTAISGATRFIVELEGLAGHAGTVPMDMRRDAAMAGAEIGLYIEKRCGGKPGLVGTVGQFNVPNGATNVVPGRAVFSIDIRAGEDAEREAAVNDVLAEIERVCARRNVRTQIRKTHEANSVPCAPWLQEQWAAAIARQGVPVRHLPSGAGHDAMAIAAIADVAMLFVRCGNGGISHHPTETMTAEDAALSARVFSDFVEHFRLPQ, encoded by the coding sequence ATGGCAGCAAATCCGTCGGCCGGCACGCCGGCAGCCGCAGAGGTAGGCACGCGCATCATGGCCTGGGCCGATGCCCTGGCCGTCCACACCGAGCAACCCGGCATGCTCACCCGCACCTACCTGACCGAGGCCCACCACGGCGCCGCCGCCCAGCTGACCGAATGGATGCAGCAGGCCGGCATGACGGTGCGGCGCGATGCCGCCGGCAACGTGATCGGCCGCTACGAGGGCACCACGCCAGACGCGCCGGCGCTGCTGACCGGCTCGCATTTCGACACCGTGCGCGACGCCGGCCGCTATGACGGCAACCTGGGCGTGATCCTGCCGATCGCCTGCGTGGCAGAGTGGAACCGCCAGGGCAAGCGCTTCCCGTTCGCGCTCGAAGTGGTCGGCTTTGCGGAGGAAGAGGGCGTGCGCTTCAAGGCCACGCTGCTGGGCAGCCGTGCCATCGCCGGCACCTTCGACACGAAGGTGCTGGACAACGTCGACGACAGCGGCAAGACCATGCGCGAAGTGATGCGCGAGGCCGGCTTCGACGCCGCCGACCTGCCCGCCGCCAAGCATGACCGCAGCAAGGTCGCGGCCTTCATCGAGGTGCATATCGAGCAGGGCCCGGTGCTGCTGAACGAGGGCCTGCCGGTCGGCGTGGTCACGGCGATTTCCGGCGCCACGCGCTTTATCGTCGAACTGGAAGGCCTGGCCGGCCACGCCGGCACGGTGCCGATGGACATGCGCCGCGATGCCGCCATGGCCGGTGCCGAGATCGGCCTGTATATCGAGAAGCGCTGCGGCGGCAAGCCGGGCCTGGTCGGCACCGTGGGCCAGTTCAACGTGCCCAACGGCGCCACCAACGTGGTGCCGGGCCGCGCCGTGTTTTCCATCGACATCCGCGCCGGCGAGGACGCCGAGCGCGAGGCCGCCGTCAACGACGTGCTGGCCGAAATCGAGCGCGTCTGCGCGCGCCGCAACGTGCGCACGCAGATCCGCAAGACCCACGAGGCCAACAGCGTCCCCTGCGCCCCGTGGCTGCAAGAGCAATGGGCCGCCGCCATCGCCCGCCAGGGCGTGCCGGTGCGCCACCTGCCGTCGGGCGCCGGCCACGACGCCATGGCGATTGCCGCCATCGCCGATGTCGCCATGCTGTTCGTGCGCTGCGGCAACGGCGGCATCAGCCACCATCCCACCGAAACCATGACCGCCGAGGATGCCGCACTGTCCGCGCGCGTGTTCAGCGATTTCGTCGAGCACTTCCGGCTGCCGCAATAA
- a CDS encoding C4-dicarboxylate transporter DctA, translating into MQHAVPSQHRPGTPRLHTRFTRSLFGQVLIALVIGTALGLAFPEFAAKLKPLGDAFIKLIKMLIGPIVFCVVVAGICGAGELKKVGRVGIKAVVYFEIVTTIALALGILLAYVFQPGVGMNVDPRSLDASAIAGFIDNATKVKDQGTVDFLLKLIPNTVFGAFANGDVLQVLLVSVLFGCALSLVGEPGRPLVKLIDTFSHTLFKMMGFIIKLAPLGVLGAVAFTVGKYGIGSLKQLGFLVFLFYGAVIIFVLVVLGTIMRVCGFSVIKLIRYLRAELLVVLGTASSDSVLPQVMKKLEFMGIKKSVVGLVIPTGYSFNLDAFSIYLTLAAVFIAQATNTPLAMADLLGILAVALVTSKGAHGIPGSAIVILAATLSAHPAIPAIGLVLVLSVDWFIGIARALGNLIGNCVATVVVAAWEKDIDRARAHGVLNGTIEASDLDAGLAAMAQDAAAPTIVPGPVAGR; encoded by the coding sequence ATGCAGCACGCAGTTCCCTCGCAGCACCGCCCGGGCACCCCACGCCTGCACACCCGCTTTACCCGCTCGCTGTTCGGCCAGGTGCTGATCGCCCTGGTGATCGGCACGGCACTCGGCCTCGCCTTCCCCGAATTCGCCGCCAAGCTCAAGCCGCTCGGAGATGCCTTTATCAAGCTGATCAAGATGCTGATCGGCCCGATCGTGTTCTGCGTGGTGGTGGCCGGCATCTGCGGCGCCGGCGAGCTGAAAAAGGTTGGCCGCGTCGGCATCAAGGCGGTGGTGTATTTCGAGATCGTCACCACCATCGCGCTGGCGCTGGGCATCCTGCTGGCCTATGTGTTCCAGCCGGGCGTGGGCATGAACGTCGATCCCCGTTCGCTCGACGCCTCGGCCATCGCCGGCTTTATCGACAACGCCACCAAGGTCAAGGACCAGGGCACGGTCGACTTCCTGCTCAAGCTGATCCCCAATACCGTGTTTGGCGCCTTCGCCAACGGCGACGTGCTGCAGGTGCTGCTGGTATCGGTCCTGTTCGGCTGCGCGCTGTCGCTGGTGGGCGAGCCGGGCCGGCCGCTGGTCAAGCTGATCGATACCTTCTCGCACACGCTGTTCAAGATGATGGGCTTCATCATCAAGCTGGCGCCGCTGGGCGTGCTGGGCGCGGTGGCCTTCACCGTCGGCAAGTACGGCATCGGCTCGCTCAAGCAGCTGGGCTTCCTGGTGTTCCTGTTCTATGGCGCGGTGATCATTTTCGTGCTGGTGGTGCTGGGCACGATCATGCGCGTGTGCGGCTTCTCGGTGATCAAGCTGATCCGCTACCTGCGCGCCGAGTTGCTGGTGGTGCTGGGCACGGCCTCGTCCGACAGCGTGCTGCCGCAGGTGATGAAAAAGCTGGAGTTCATGGGCATCAAGAAGTCGGTGGTGGGCCTGGTGATTCCGACCGGCTACTCATTCAACCTGGATGCGTTCTCGATCTACCTGACGCTGGCCGCGGTGTTCATCGCGCAGGCCACCAACACGCCGCTGGCGATGGCCGACCTGCTTGGCATCCTGGCGGTGGCCCTCGTCACCTCGAAGGGCGCGCACGGCATTCCCGGCTCGGCCATCGTGATCCTGGCCGCGACGCTGTCGGCCCATCCCGCGATCCCGGCGATCGGCCTGGTGCTGGTGCTGTCGGTGGACTGGTTTATCGGCATCGCGCGCGCGCTCGGCAACCTGATCGGCAACTGCGTCGCCACCGTGGTGGTGGCCGCTTGGGAGAAGGATATCGACCGCGCCCGCGCCCATGGGGTGCTGAACGGCACCATCGAGGCATCCGACCTGGATGCCGGGCTGGCCGCGATGGCGCAGGACGCCGCTGCTCCGACCATCGTGCCGGGCCCGGTCGCAGGGCGCTAG
- a CDS encoding SDR family oxidoreductase: MPSAFRPDAFAGKTVFVAGASSGINLGIAHGFARAGARLALISRTAERIKAAADTITAAGGTAIGMAADVRDYAAVEAALARAQDELGPIDVVISGAAGNFLAPVVGMSANAFKTVVDIDLLGTFNVFRASFDHLNKPGASLIAITAPQAVNAMMFQAHACAAKAGINMLIKCLAMEWGPAGVRVNGISPGPIADTEGMARLAPTPEVEARYKARLALRDYGSKDDIADAAMYLSSDNARYVTGTILDCDGGSKLGDASADALKQPQ, translated from the coding sequence ATGCCCAGTGCCTTCCGCCCCGACGCCTTTGCCGGCAAGACCGTATTCGTCGCCGGCGCCTCGTCCGGCATCAACCTTGGCATCGCGCACGGCTTTGCGCGCGCCGGCGCGCGGCTGGCGCTGATCAGCCGCACCGCCGAGCGCATCAAGGCCGCCGCCGACACCATCACCGCGGCCGGCGGCACCGCCATCGGCATGGCCGCCGACGTGCGCGACTACGCCGCGGTCGAAGCCGCCCTGGCGCGTGCGCAGGACGAGCTGGGCCCGATCGACGTGGTCATTTCCGGCGCCGCCGGCAATTTCCTGGCGCCGGTGGTGGGCATGTCGGCCAATGCCTTCAAGACCGTGGTCGATATCGACCTGCTCGGCACCTTCAACGTGTTCCGCGCCAGCTTCGACCACCTCAACAAGCCGGGGGCGTCGCTGATCGCGATCACCGCGCCGCAGGCGGTCAACGCCATGATGTTCCAGGCCCATGCCTGCGCCGCCAAGGCCGGCATCAACATGCTGATCAAGTGCCTGGCGATGGAATGGGGCCCGGCCGGCGTGCGCGTGAACGGCATCTCGCCCGGCCCGATCGCCGACACTGAAGGCATGGCGCGGCTGGCCCCGACGCCCGAGGTCGAGGCCCGCTACAAGGCGCGCCTGGCGCTGCGCGACTACGGCAGCAAGGACGACATCGCCGACGCCGCGATGTACCTGAGCAGCGACAACGCCCGCTACGTCACCGGCACCATCCTCGACTGCGACGGCGGCAGCAAGCTCGGCGACGCCTCGGCCGACGCGCTGAAGCAGCCGCAATAG
- a CDS encoding M20/M25/M40 family metallo-hydrolase — translation MTARDNMNPIETTLTQFIDQHRPQQEAFLAELVKVPSDNPAGDCDAHGKRAKELLEDLGFTVEAHKVPDEQVKAAGMISATNLIVRKQFGTGGPTIAMNAHGDVVPPGLGWTKDPYGGEIADSEHGPVMYGRGVAVSKSDFATYTYAVLALMEAEKQGAKINGAVELQFTYDEETGGDIGPKFLLDNNLSKADYAISAGFSYGITSSHNGCLHVEVTVKGKQGHAAMPHTGVDAIEAATHILQAIYGLRAELATRKSKVPGIDTATLNVGLIKGGINTNVVPDLVTFRVDRRMIPEEIGFDAEGEIRAVVEKAAKDRPGIEVKVERIILAEPLSELPGVEKLIGALKSRAESVFGVEIPVQGVPLYTDARHYTKRGIPTVLYGAGPRTLMEARGHNSDENLRLNDLNRATKVVALALSDLMK, via the coding sequence ATGACCGCACGAGACAATATGAACCCCATCGAAACCACGCTGACGCAGTTCATCGACCAGCACCGCCCGCAGCAGGAAGCCTTCCTGGCCGAACTGGTCAAGGTGCCGTCGGACAACCCGGCCGGCGATTGCGACGCGCACGGCAAGCGCGCCAAGGAACTGCTGGAGGACCTGGGCTTCACGGTGGAGGCCCACAAGGTGCCCGACGAGCAGGTCAAGGCCGCCGGCATGATCAGCGCCACCAACCTGATCGTGCGCAAGCAGTTCGGCACGGGCGGCCCGACCATCGCCATGAACGCCCACGGCGACGTGGTGCCCCCCGGCCTGGGCTGGACCAAGGACCCGTACGGCGGCGAGATCGCCGACAGCGAACATGGCCCGGTCATGTACGGGCGCGGCGTGGCGGTGTCCAAGTCGGACTTCGCCACCTACACCTACGCCGTGCTGGCGCTGATGGAAGCCGAGAAGCAGGGCGCGAAGATCAACGGCGCGGTCGAGCTGCAGTTCACCTATGACGAGGAAACCGGCGGCGACATCGGTCCGAAGTTCCTGCTGGACAACAACCTGAGCAAAGCCGACTACGCCATCTCGGCCGGGTTTTCGTACGGCATCACCTCGTCGCACAACGGCTGCCTGCACGTCGAGGTGACGGTCAAGGGCAAGCAGGGCCACGCCGCCATGCCGCACACCGGCGTCGACGCGATCGAGGCTGCCACCCACATCCTGCAGGCGATCTACGGCCTGCGCGCCGAACTGGCGACGCGCAAGTCGAAGGTGCCGGGGATCGACACCGCCACGCTGAACGTCGGCCTGATCAAGGGTGGCATCAACACCAACGTGGTGCCTGACCTGGTGACCTTCCGCGTCGACCGCCGCATGATCCCCGAGGAAATCGGCTTCGACGCCGAGGGCGAGATCCGCGCCGTGGTCGAGAAGGCCGCCAAGGACCGCCCCGGCATCGAAGTGAAGGTCGAGCGCATCATCCTGGCCGAGCCGCTGTCGGAACTGCCGGGCGTGGAAAAGCTGATCGGCGCGCTGAAGAGCCGTGCCGAGTCGGTCTTCGGCGTCGAGATCCCGGTGCAGGGCGTGCCGCTCTACACCGACGCCCGCCACTACACCAAGCGCGGCATCCCCACCGTGCTGTACGGTGCCGGCCCGCGCACGCTGATGGAAGCTCGCGGCCACAACTCGGACGAGAACCTGCGCCTGAACGACCTGAACCGTGCCACCAAGGTGGTGGCGCTGGCGCTGTCGGACCTGATGAAGTAA
- a CDS encoding GNAT family N-acetyltransferase has protein sequence MTSIPVSTTGPRGNGTRQPFALREATRADLPAIHAIYAHHVQHGRASFEEVPPSLDEMQLRLAEVHRKGLPYLVAERDGEVLGYAYASPYRARSAYRFAIEDSIYIDHRRVGEGLGQALLAALIARCETGPWRQMVALIACTATGEGAGSLALHERLGFRTVGRLEAVGFKHGQWIDTVLMQRILGAGAATLPVQAESASVR, from the coding sequence ATGACTTCCATTCCTGTTTCCACCACCGGGCCACGCGGCAACGGCACGCGCCAACCCTTTGCGCTGCGTGAAGCCACCCGCGCCGACCTTCCCGCCATCCACGCCATCTACGCCCACCACGTGCAGCACGGCCGCGCCTCGTTCGAGGAAGTGCCGCCGAGCCTCGACGAGATGCAGTTGCGCCTTGCCGAAGTGCACCGCAAGGGCCTGCCCTACCTGGTTGCCGAGCGCGACGGCGAGGTGCTGGGCTACGCCTATGCCTCGCCCTACCGCGCGCGCAGCGCCTACCGCTTCGCCATCGAAGACTCGATCTACATCGACCATCGGCGCGTCGGCGAAGGCCTGGGCCAGGCGCTGCTGGCGGCGCTGATCGCCCGCTGCGAAACCGGCCCGTGGCGCCAGATGGTCGCCCTCATCGCCTGCACCGCCACCGGCGAAGGCGCGGGCTCGCTGGCCCTGCACGAACGGCTGGGCTTCCGCACCGTCGGCCGGCTGGAAGCGGTGGGCTTCAAGCATGGGCAGTGGATCGATACGGTGCTGATGCAGCGGATACTGGGTGCGGGGGCGGCGACGCTGCCGGTGCAGGCGGAATCGGCTTCCGTTCGATGA